A stretch of the Planctomycetota bacterium genome encodes the following:
- the guaB gene encoding IMP dehydrogenase, whose protein sequence is MATDTIQPPSTRPQNTQSGTGSTPKVVLDAITFDDVLLLPRLSDVMPGDADTSTRLCRGIRLRVPLVSAPMDTVTEAPLAIGLALEGGIGIIHKNLPVEEQARQVTQVKRSANGIITDPITLGPEDTVGRARELMAQYNVSGFPVTDNGASDLRNKGRVAGILTRRDLKFVEDISTPVRNVMTSDPLITAPAGTTLAQAEVILNENKVEKLLLVDEHRNLAGLITMRDIERLSRFPDASTDDRGRLLCGAAVGVHQHDRVEALIAAGVDVIVVDTAHGHSHNVLETVRQIKVAHDIQVIAGNVATAQGARDLARAGADAVKVGIGPGSICTTRVVTGVGVPQISAVFEALRGVHEADPSDPVPVIADGGIRMSGDLAKAIAAGASCVMLGGLFAGLDESPGELVISGGRRYKSYRGMGSEGAMNRGSADRYGQADKLAGGSGRPRQKFVPEGVEGLVPYRGPLAEFVYQLVGGLRAAMGYTGCRTVDDYRRDARFCRVTAASMVESHPHDIRITKESPNYTVETRGEG, encoded by the coding sequence ATGGCGACCGACACGATCCAACCGCCCTCGACCAGGCCACAGAACACCCAATCCGGCACGGGCTCGACCCCCAAGGTCGTGCTCGATGCGATCACGTTCGATGACGTGCTGCTGCTGCCCCGGCTCAGCGACGTCATGCCGGGCGATGCCGATACCTCCACGAGGCTCTGCCGGGGCATCCGCCTCCGCGTGCCGCTGGTGTCGGCCCCCATGGACACCGTGACCGAGGCGCCGCTGGCCATCGGCCTGGCGCTCGAGGGCGGCATCGGCATCATCCACAAGAACCTGCCCGTCGAGGAGCAAGCCCGCCAGGTCACCCAGGTCAAGCGGTCGGCCAACGGCATCATCACCGATCCCATCACGCTGGGCCCCGAGGACACCGTGGGCCGCGCCCGCGAGCTGATGGCCCAGTACAACGTCTCGGGCTTCCCCGTCACCGACAACGGCGCCAGCGACCTGCGCAACAAGGGCCGCGTCGCCGGCATCCTGACCCGCCGGGACCTCAAGTTCGTCGAGGACATCTCCACGCCCGTGCGCAACGTGATGACCAGCGACCCGCTGATCACCGCGCCGGCGGGCACCACGCTGGCCCAGGCCGAGGTCATCCTCAACGAGAACAAGGTCGAGAAGCTGCTGCTCGTCGACGAGCACCGCAACCTGGCCGGCCTGATCACCATGCGGGACATCGAGCGGCTCAGCCGATTCCCCGACGCCAGCACCGACGACCGGGGCCGGCTGCTCTGCGGCGCCGCCGTGGGCGTCCACCAGCACGACCGCGTCGAGGCCCTCATCGCCGCCGGCGTCGATGTCATCGTGGTCGATACCGCCCACGGCCATAGCCACAACGTGCTCGAGACCGTCCGGCAGATCAAGGTCGCCCACGACATCCAGGTCATCGCCGGCAACGTCGCCACCGCCCAGGGCGCCCGCGACCTCGCCCGGGCGGGCGCCGACGCGGTCAAGGTCGGCATCGGCCCGGGCTCGATCTGCACCACCCGCGTCGTCACCGGCGTGGGCGTGCCCCAGATCTCGGCCGTCTTCGAGGCGCTCCGCGGCGTCCATGAGGCCGACCCGAGCGATCCGGTGCCCGTCATCGCCGACGGCGGCATCCGCATGTCGGGCGACCTCGCCAAGGCCATCGCCGCCGGCGCCAGCTGCGTCATGCTCGGCGGGCTATTCGCCGGCCTCGACGAGAGCCCCGGCGAATTGGTGATCTCCGGCGGCCGCCGCTACAAGAGCTACCGCGGCATGGGCAGCGAGGGCGCGATGAACCGCGGATCGGCGGACCGCTACGGCCAGGCCGACAAGCTCGCCGGCGGTTCGGGCCGCCCGAGGCAGAAGTTCGTGCCCGAGGGCGTCGAGGGGCTCGTGCCATACCGCGGGCCGCTGGCCGAGTTCGTCTACCAGCTCGTCGGCGGACTGCGGGCCGCGATGGGCTACACCGGCTGCCGCACCGTGGATGACTACCGCCGCGACGCCCGCTTCTGCCGCGTCACCGCCGCTTCGATGGTCGAGAGCCACCCGCACGACATCCGCATCACCAAGGAATCGCCCAACTACACCGTCGAGACCAGGGGCGAGGGCTGA
- a CDS encoding Bax inhibitor-1/YccA family protein, with translation MFSTGNPAIAQAESAFGSGDWAEHTAAPKVMTYTGTIINSGILLTLTAGTAAALWATAADGWAFPLAIGGAIIGLILALVIIFNPKTSPFLAPVYAIVEGAFVAGLSVFWAGYAASKQAASTQAGGVVSQLDTSLVAQAAGLTFSIAAVMLAAYALRIIRATPLVVKMIVFATGGVVLFALASILLSFMGIRLYEFGGPIHIGIAGVVVVVAAFNLVIDFKIIEDGVAAKAPKYMEWYAGFALLVTIVWLYVSLLRLLALLRGSE, from the coding sequence ATGTTCAGCACCGGCAACCCGGCGATCGCACAGGCCGAGTCGGCCTTCGGCAGCGGCGACTGGGCCGAACACACCGCCGCCCCGAAGGTGATGACCTACACGGGAACCATCATCAACTCGGGCATCCTGCTCACGCTGACCGCCGGCACCGCCGCAGCGCTCTGGGCGACCGCCGCCGACGGCTGGGCCTTCCCGCTGGCCATCGGCGGCGCGATCATCGGCCTCATCCTGGCCCTGGTCATCATCTTCAACCCGAAGACCTCGCCCTTCCTCGCCCCGGTCTACGCCATCGTCGAGGGCGCCTTCGTCGCGGGACTCTCCGTGTTCTGGGCCGGCTACGCAGCCTCGAAGCAGGCCGCATCCACGCAGGCGGGCGGCGTGGTATCGCAGCTGGATACCAGCCTCGTCGCCCAGGCCGCCGGCCTGACCTTCTCGATCGCCGCGGTCATGCTCGCCGCCTACGCCCTGCGGATCATCCGCGCCACGCCGCTGGTCGTAAAGATGATCGTCTTCGCCACCGGCGGCGTCGTGCTCTTCGCGCTGGCCAGCATCCTGCTGTCCTTCATGGGCATCCGGCTCTACGAGTTCGGCGGGCCCATCCACATCGGCATCGCCGGCGTGGTTGTCGTCGTCGCCGCCTTCAACCTCGTCATCGACTTCAAGATCATCGAGGACGGCGTCGCCGCCAAGGCCCCCAAGTACATGGAGTGGTACGCCGGCTTCGCCCTGCTCGTCACGATCGTCTGGCTCTACGTCAGCCTGCTCAGGCTGCTGGCCCTGCTCCGCGGCAGCGAGTGA
- the ychF gene encoding redox-regulated ATPase YchF, with protein sequence MDAGIVGLPNVGKSTLFNALTNAGALAANYPFATIEPNVGTVPIPDPNLERIHRYIETQRVLPAAMRLVDIAGLVRGASEGAGKGNAFLSNIREVDAIIEVVRCFEHAPGGEDILHVDGSIDPMRDIATINTELLLADLQGVESALKKAERAAKSREPEAVARYAVLQKIAPVLEEGRPARVIAGEIIDAEQAKAWRGLGLITAKPILYMANVDEGDVNGEGELAQRVRSHAEGEGNAFVPVCAKIESELAELDEADKLEMLADYGMDEPALAKLAREAYRLLGLQSFYTAGEKEIRAWTVRKGARAPQAAGVIHTDFERGFIRANVYGVEDLEQYESEKAIKEAGKLRVEGKDYEMQDGDVCHFLFNV encoded by the coding sequence ATGGATGCAGGCATCGTCGGGCTGCCCAACGTCGGCAAGTCCACCCTCTTCAACGCATTGACCAACGCCGGCGCCCTGGCGGCCAACTACCCGTTCGCCACCATCGAGCCCAACGTCGGCACGGTGCCCATCCCCGACCCGAACCTGGAGCGGATCCACCGCTACATCGAGACGCAGCGGGTGCTGCCCGCGGCGATGCGGCTGGTGGACATCGCTGGGCTGGTCCGAGGCGCGAGCGAGGGCGCGGGCAAGGGCAACGCCTTCCTGAGCAACATCCGCGAGGTGGACGCCATCATCGAGGTGGTCCGCTGCTTCGAGCACGCGCCCGGCGGCGAGGACATCCTGCACGTCGACGGCTCGATCGACCCGATGCGGGACATCGCGACGATCAACACCGAGCTGCTGCTCGCGGACCTGCAGGGCGTCGAGAGCGCGCTCAAGAAGGCCGAGCGGGCGGCCAAGAGCCGCGAGCCCGAGGCGGTCGCGCGGTACGCGGTGCTCCAGAAGATCGCGCCGGTGCTCGAGGAGGGGCGGCCGGCGCGGGTCATCGCGGGCGAGATCATCGATGCCGAGCAGGCGAAGGCCTGGCGCGGACTGGGGCTCATCACGGCCAAGCCCATCCTGTACATGGCCAACGTCGACGAGGGCGACGTGAATGGTGAGGGCGAGCTGGCCCAGCGGGTGCGGTCGCACGCCGAGGGCGAGGGCAACGCCTTCGTGCCGGTGTGCGCCAAGATCGAGAGCGAGCTGGCCGAGCTCGACGAGGCCGACAAGCTCGAGATGTTGGCCGATTACGGCATGGACGAGCCCGCGCTTGCCAAGCTCGCCCGCGAGGCCTACCGGCTGCTGGGCCTGCAGAGCTTCTACACGGCCGGCGAGAAGGAGATCCGGGCCTGGACGGTGCGGAAGGGCGCCCGGGCCCCGCAGGCCGCCGGCGTGATCCACACCGACTTCGAGCGGGGGTTCATCCGCGCCAACGTCTACGGCGTCGAGGACCTCGAGCAATACGAGAGCGAGAAGGCCATCAAGGAGGCCGGCAAGCTACGCGTCGAGGGCAAGGACTACGAGATGCAGGACGGCGACGTCTGCCACTTCCTGTTCAACGTATGA
- a CDS encoding fibro-slime domain-containing protein codes for MRNKPRSWRFSQAALVAGAAGMLAMAAATSSGQQSVGGDPHADLPNQLQLIGTVRDFRPHNEQGHPDFQRYNTGLRVGWVDFELDADGKPQLREGHGQGYKISGSFTDAQGRRMFPFVSEVDYMDAQEGDSTGELSAQSGSVYTSGESFSQWFRTVPGVNAAMPMAITLDRQAGTNKYVFHAHDVGGTSEVEGFFPIDGELYGNPAGDQWGHNYHFTYELATEFIYDADAENVFTFFGDDDVWVFVDGKMVIDIGGVHGAVSQTVDLNRLNFLEDGGEYELKVFFAERHYTRSNFRIETTLQLRSVELPSTRNAFD; via the coding sequence ATGCGTAACAAGCCACGTAGCTGGCGGTTCTCGCAGGCCGCGCTGGTCGCCGGCGCGGCCGGCATGCTCGCCATGGCCGCTGCTACGAGCAGCGGGCAGCAGAGCGTCGGCGGCGATCCGCACGCGGATCTGCCCAACCAGCTGCAGTTGATCGGGACGGTCCGTGATTTCCGGCCGCACAACGAGCAGGGCCATCCGGATTTCCAGCGGTACAACACCGGCCTGCGGGTCGGCTGGGTGGACTTCGAGCTCGATGCCGACGGCAAGCCGCAGCTGCGCGAGGGCCACGGCCAGGGCTACAAGATCAGCGGCTCGTTCACCGACGCTCAGGGCCGCAGGATGTTCCCGTTCGTCTCGGAAGTGGACTACATGGACGCCCAGGAGGGCGACAGCACGGGCGAGCTCTCGGCGCAGAGCGGCAGCGTGTACACCAGCGGCGAGAGCTTCTCGCAGTGGTTCCGCACGGTGCCCGGCGTGAACGCGGCCATGCCGATGGCCATCACGCTGGATCGCCAGGCCGGCACCAACAAGTACGTGTTCCACGCGCACGACGTCGGCGGCACGAGTGAGGTCGAGGGCTTCTTCCCCATCGACGGGGAGCTCTACGGCAACCCCGCCGGTGACCAGTGGGGCCACAACTACCACTTCACCTATGAGCTCGCGACCGAGTTCATCTACGACGCCGACGCCGAGAACGTGTTTACCTTCTTCGGCGACGACGACGTATGGGTGTTCGTGGACGGCAAGATGGTCATCGACATCGGCGGCGTGCACGGCGCGGTCAGCCAGACGGTGGACCTCAACCGCCTCAACTTCCTGGAGGACGGCGGCGAGTACGAGTTGAAGGTGTTCTTCGCCGAGAGGCACTACACCCGCTCGAACTTCCGCATCGAGACCACGCTCCAGCTCCGCTCCGTCGAGCTGCCGAGCACCAGGAACGCGTTCGACTAG
- a CDS encoding fibro-slime domain-containing protein, with translation MRTSTAHRGITRALVLAGAAGMVALGGASALATGSNGPEATPDDLPDALFLDAVIRDFPDSHPDFQAFSGTTTVGLVNDTLDEDGLPTVRDLRGSKISKEFQDSSGRNINPALFDPAQGDVAGTLVDGPASNGFYSEESFSQWFRDVAGSNVRITVPLKLVRTPGTNTYVFDSASHEPYASAGGFFPINGQGYGDFRDGQNFHFTTMIDTTFVYDADSNPIFKFTGDDDVWVFIDDKLVVDLGGLHPKREQFLDLTRLEWLEDGEEYGLKIFHAERRTSQSNFRIETTLTLRRVELPTTNGAFD, from the coding sequence ATGCGGACCAGCACGGCTCATCGCGGCATCACCCGGGCTCTCGTGCTCGCGGGGGCCGCCGGCATGGTGGCGCTCGGCGGGGCTTCGGCGCTCGCGACCGGCTCGAATGGCCCGGAGGCCACGCCCGACGATCTGCCCGACGCCCTCTTCCTGGACGCGGTCATCCGCGACTTCCCGGATTCGCACCCCGACTTCCAGGCCTTCTCGGGCACGACCACGGTGGGCCTGGTCAACGACACCCTCGACGAGGACGGCCTGCCGACGGTCCGGGACCTCCGCGGGTCGAAGATCTCCAAGGAGTTCCAGGATTCGAGCGGCCGCAACATCAACCCCGCGCTGTTCGATCCGGCGCAGGGCGACGTGGCGGGCACGCTCGTGGACGGCCCCGCGAGCAACGGCTTCTACTCCGAGGAGAGCTTCTCGCAGTGGTTCCGCGACGTGGCGGGCAGCAACGTCCGCATTACCGTGCCGCTGAAGCTCGTTCGCACGCCGGGGACCAACACGTACGTGTTCGATTCGGCCTCGCACGAGCCCTACGCCAGCGCGGGCGGATTCTTCCCGATCAACGGCCAGGGCTACGGCGACTTCCGCGACGGCCAGAACTTCCACTTCACCACGATGATCGACACGACCTTCGTGTACGACGCCGATAGCAACCCGATCTTCAAGTTCACCGGCGATGATGACGTATGGGTGTTCATCGACGACAAGCTCGTGGTCGATCTGGGCGGGCTGCATCCCAAGCGGGAGCAGTTCCTCGATCTGACGCGTCTGGAGTGGCTGGAGGATGGCGAGGAGTACGGCCTGAAGATCTTCCACGCCGAGCGGCGGACGTCGCAGTCCAACTTCCGCATCGAGACGACGCTGACGCTCCGCCGCGTCGAGCTGCCGACTACGAACGGCGCATTCGACTAG
- the murA gene encoding UDP-N-acetylglucosamine 1-carboxyvinyltransferase, protein MDAFVIEGGRPLSGRIDVHGSKNAALPMLAAALLTDDAIELGDVPWLADIGNMCRLLAELGCEVADDAPTARGRTVRVQASDPSQSHARYQIVRTMRASVCVLGPLLAKRGEARLSMPGGCAIGQRPIDLHLRGLAAMGATVSLTNGDIVAKAPAGGLRGARIFMGGPFGSTVLGTANVMCAATLARGRTVIESAACEPEIVDLGRLLHAMGAQLSGVGTPRIVVEGVPELHGAARRVMPDRVEAGTYAMAAAMTGGELTIDNCPIDGLLGPLDTLRGAGVEIDEGPHAPLDAPGGDPVRTTLFVRRTGPLRPVEITTQPFPGFPTDLQAQAMAMLTLAEGNSVVTEKIFPERFLHVAELMRMGASIIRHGPTAVISGVPKLVGAPVMASDLRASAGLVLAGLAARGRTVIRRVYHLDRGYEKMDEHLTALGAHIERVNDAVLDDAEAYAS, encoded by the coding sequence ATGGATGCGTTCGTGATCGAGGGGGGTCGGCCGCTCAGCGGCCGCATCGACGTCCACGGGTCCAAGAACGCGGCGCTGCCGATGCTGGCCGCCGCCCTGCTCACCGACGACGCCATCGAGCTCGGCGACGTGCCCTGGCTGGCGGACATCGGCAACATGTGCCGCCTGCTGGCCGAGCTGGGCTGCGAGGTCGCCGACGACGCCCCCACCGCCCGGGGCCGCACCGTCCGCGTGCAGGCGAGCGACCCGTCGCAGAGCCACGCCCGCTACCAGATCGTCCGCACCATGCGGGCGAGCGTCTGCGTGCTCGGCCCGCTGCTGGCCAAGCGGGGCGAGGCCCGCCTGTCCATGCCCGGCGGCTGCGCCATCGGCCAGCGCCCCATCGACCTGCACCTCCGCGGCCTGGCCGCCATGGGCGCCACCGTGAGCCTGACCAACGGCGACATCGTCGCGAAGGCCCCTGCGGGAGGCCTCCGGGGCGCCCGCATCTTCATGGGCGGGCCCTTCGGCTCGACCGTGCTGGGCACCGCCAACGTGATGTGCGCCGCCACGCTGGCGCGCGGCCGCACGGTGATCGAATCGGCCGCGTGCGAGCCCGAGATCGTCGATCTGGGCCGGCTGCTGCACGCGATGGGCGCGCAGCTGTCGGGCGTGGGCACCCCCCGCATCGTCGTCGAGGGCGTGCCCGAGCTGCACGGCGCCGCCCGCCGCGTCATGCCCGACCGTGTCGAGGCCGGCACCTACGCCATGGCCGCCGCCATGACCGGCGGCGAGCTGACCATCGACAACTGCCCGATCGACGGCCTGCTCGGCCCGCTCGACACCCTCCGCGGCGCGGGCGTCGAGATCGACGAGGGCCCCCACGCCCCGCTCGACGCGCCGGGAGGCGATCCGGTCCGCACCACGCTCTTCGTCCGCCGCACCGGCCCGCTCCGCCCCGTCGAGATCACCACCCAGCCCTTCCCCGGCTTCCCGACGGACCTGCAAGCCCAGGCCATGGCCATGCTCACGCTGGCGGAGGGCAACTCGGTGGTCACCGAGAAGATCTTCCCCGAGCGCTTCCTGCACGTGGCCGAGCTGATGCGGATGGGCGCCAGCATCATCCGCCACGGGCCGACGGCCGTCATCAGCGGCGTGCCCAAGCTCGTCGGCGCCCCGGTGATGGCCAGCGACCTGCGCGCGTCGGCGGGCCTCGTGCTGGCGGGCCTCGCCGCTCGCGGCCGCACCGTCATCCGCCGCGTGTACCACCTCGACCGCGGCTACGAGAAGATGGACGAGCACCTGACCGCGCTGGGCGCGCACATCGAGCGCGTCAACGACGCCGTGCTCGACGACGCCGAGGCCTACGCCAGCTAG
- a CDS encoding Trm112 family protein, with product MSESGEPVRLPEELRCPRTGRALRLSADGRWADVDGEPIRYPVRDGIPVLIADAARDRSDDERPGSDRGGEPG from the coding sequence ATGAGCGAGAGCGGCGAACCCGTGCGGCTGCCCGAGGAGCTGCGGTGCCCGCGGACGGGCCGCGCACTGCGGCTGTCCGCGGACGGCCGCTGGGCCGACGTCGACGGAGAGCCGATCCGATATCCCGTCCGGGACGGCATCCCGGTGCTGATCGCCGACGCGGCCCGAGACCGCTCTGACGATGAGCGGCCAGGTTCGGACCGAGGCGGCGAGCCCGGCTAG
- a CDS encoding HPr family phosphocarrier protein has protein sequence MESTLPQECEVRVTVVNRLGLHARPATAFVQLAQQYDSDVRVRRDDQEVDGKSVMQMMLLAATQGVELSVKCVGVDCETACSAIADLVARGFDEE, from the coding sequence ATGGAGTCGACGTTGCCGCAGGAGTGCGAGGTCAGGGTGACCGTGGTGAACCGGCTGGGGCTGCACGCCCGGCCGGCGACGGCGTTCGTCCAGCTCGCCCAGCAGTACGACTCGGACGTCCGCGTCCGCCGCGACGACCAGGAAGTCGACGGCAAGTCGGTGATGCAGATGATGCTGCTGGCGGCCACCCAGGGCGTCGAGCTGTCCGTCAAGTGCGTCGGCGTGGACTGCGAGACGGCGTGCTCGGCCATCGCCGACCTCGTCGCCCGGGGGTTCGACGAAGAATGA
- a CDS encoding PTS sugar transporter subunit IIA, producing MALKLSAIVAADAIVPQLASSERDEVITELVGSLVSVGVAPEAEREEIVEAVLRRERSGSTGFGRGVAVPHVKHPAVSKLTAAIGRRSAGIDFKALDRQPVYSVVLLLSPVASPEDHLKAMEVIFKSLGNEAFRRALRQAEGRKEIVELLHEADHQKLPG from the coding sequence ATGGCACTAAAGCTCTCCGCCATCGTGGCCGCCGACGCGATCGTGCCCCAACTCGCGTCCAGCGAGCGGGACGAGGTCATCACCGAGCTCGTCGGCTCGCTCGTGTCCGTCGGCGTGGCGCCGGAGGCCGAGCGCGAGGAGATCGTCGAGGCGGTGCTGCGGCGGGAACGCAGCGGCTCGACGGGCTTCGGCCGGGGCGTCGCGGTGCCCCACGTCAAGCACCCGGCGGTGTCGAAGCTGACCGCCGCCATCGGGCGGCGTTCGGCGGGCATCGACTTCAAGGCCCTCGATCGCCAGCCGGTGTACTCGGTGGTGCTGCTGCTCAGCCCGGTGGCGAGCCCCGAGGACCATCTCAAGGCCATGGAGGTGATCTTCAAGAGCCTGGGCAACGAGGCGTTCCGCCGGGCGTTGCGGCAGGCCGAGGGCCGCAAGGAGATCGTCGAGCTGCTGCACGAGGCCGATCACCAGAAGCTGCCGGGCTGA
- the raiA gene encoding ribosome-associated translation inhibitor RaiA, producing the protein MRIDVIGRHMDITDAIREHAEEKTGKLDRFHDGLQQVTWTIERQERASGDEFTVELIVDVEHHNDFVSKETGADVYAAIDSAQHKAIRQLRDHNEKLHERR; encoded by the coding sequence ATGCGCATCGACGTCATCGGCAGGCACATGGACATCACCGATGCCATCCGCGAGCACGCCGAGGAGAAGACCGGCAAGCTCGATCGCTTCCACGATGGGCTCCAGCAGGTCACGTGGACCATCGAGCGGCAGGAGCGGGCCAGCGGCGACGAGTTCACCGTGGAGCTCATCGTTGACGTGGAGCACCACAACGACTTCGTGAGCAAGGAGACGGGCGCGGACGTGTACGCCGCGATCGACTCGGCGCAGCACAAGGCCATCCGCCAGCTCAGGGACCACAACGAGAAGCTCCACGAGAGGCGGTGA
- a CDS encoding DUF502 domain-containing protein, with protein MTRQDTFMQDFKRFFGRGLAVLLPSILTLWLLWQAFVFVFSNVAEPINTGIRTVVINAVPAVVPEENLPDVFSVDPEEVDEFLALPEGKPFRDREREAARQYLVRQQLRDFWSEHWYLRGAGLFVAIVLIYLAGLLLGNYLGRRVYARLEQLISQVPGFKQVYPHVKQLVDLVMGERKVAFRRVVMVQYPRRGIWTLGLVTSDSLMPIQEQTGRPCLAVFVPSTPTPFTGFTITVPKDEAIDVPLTIDEAIRFFITGGTLVPDRFMPPESNGEDATRPSGAASGDAQAP; from the coding sequence GTGACCCGCCAGGACACGTTCATGCAGGACTTCAAGCGATTCTTTGGCCGCGGGCTGGCGGTCCTGCTGCCGTCCATCCTGACGCTGTGGCTGCTGTGGCAGGCCTTCGTGTTCGTGTTCTCCAACGTGGCCGAGCCCATCAACACGGGCATCCGCACGGTGGTGATCAACGCGGTGCCGGCGGTGGTGCCCGAGGAGAACCTCCCCGACGTCTTCTCGGTGGATCCCGAGGAGGTCGACGAGTTCCTGGCGCTGCCCGAGGGCAAGCCGTTCCGCGATCGAGAGCGGGAGGCGGCGCGGCAGTACCTGGTCCGCCAGCAACTGCGGGACTTCTGGTCCGAGCACTGGTACCTCCGCGGCGCGGGCCTGTTCGTGGCCATCGTGCTGATCTACCTGGCCGGCCTGCTGCTGGGCAATTACCTGGGCCGGCGGGTCTACGCCCGGCTGGAGCAGCTGATCTCGCAGGTGCCGGGCTTCAAGCAGGTCTATCCGCACGTGAAGCAGCTGGTCGATCTGGTGATGGGCGAGCGGAAGGTGGCCTTCCGGCGGGTGGTCATGGTGCAGTACCCCAGGCGTGGGATCTGGACGCTCGGCCTGGTGACCAGCGACTCGCTGATGCCGATCCAGGAGCAGACGGGTCGGCCTTGCCTGGCGGTGTTCGTGCCATCGACGCCCACGCCGTTCACGGGCTTCACGATCACGGTGCCCAAGGACGAGGCCATCGACGTGCCGCTGACCATCGACGAGGCGATCCGATTCTTCATCACCGGCGGCACGCTCGTGCCCGACCGATTCATGCCGCCCGAGAGCAATGGGGAGGACGCCACGCGGCCCTCCGGAGCGGCCTCCGGGGATGCGCAGGCCCCGTGA
- a CDS encoding efflux RND transporter periplasmic adaptor subunit, whose amino-acid sequence MPNTKTSRLRTHLPAITRAAVAVLALGGALGLYKILENTKAQPTRASESAGPPLVRAVGVVQTPLARPWTGYGTVAAMSAARVSTQVAGRVVERPETVEAGLPVRRGQLLARIDPTDFEQRVESWRAIVATTGAQIEQLDIEQASLDRQLTLAIEEADIAQRDYDRARRVFEERGGGAPTELDQRLSALRRIEREVATLRERSQAVPTRRAALDATLRSQQADLRLAREQLGRTRVVAPIDGVLQTVALDEGDFASVGQEVARVVDLSRLEVPLSLPVSAANAIRVGDRASITLDLAGGPSWSGTIARLAPEADAETRTLPVFVEVRQDVRIEDGRIAAADDLLRPGQFVTGIVVSSRAEPSLAVPRRAIVDGAVLVARANSQPTVRRVEVESLFTYEGRLPGAPAGETQWVVVRGSLDPAARVIVSNLDELRGGMAIRLDPADAASAAIGGAP is encoded by the coding sequence ATGCCAAACACCAAAACCAGCCGCCTCCGCACGCACCTCCCCGCCATCACGCGTGCGGCCGTCGCGGTCCTCGCCCTGGGCGGGGCCCTGGGCCTCTACAAGATCCTCGAAAACACCAAGGCCCAGCCCACGCGGGCCAGCGAATCGGCCGGCCCGCCGCTCGTCCGCGCCGTTGGCGTGGTCCAGACGCCCCTGGCCCGTCCGTGGACGGGCTACGGCACGGTGGCGGCCATGTCTGCCGCCCGCGTCAGCACCCAGGTCGCCGGCCGCGTCGTGGAGCGACCCGAGACCGTCGAGGCCGGTCTGCCCGTCCGCCGCGGCCAGCTGCTCGCCCGCATCGATCCGACCGACTTCGAGCAGCGGGTCGAGTCCTGGCGGGCCATCGTCGCCACGACCGGAGCCCAGATCGAGCAGCTCGACATCGAGCAGGCCTCCCTCGATCGCCAGCTCACCCTCGCCATCGAGGAGGCCGACATTGCCCAGCGGGACTACGACCGCGCCCGCCGCGTCTTCGAGGAGCGCGGCGGCGGCGCGCCCACCGAGCTCGACCAGCGCCTGAGCGCGCTCCGCCGCATCGAACGGGAGGTCGCCACGCTTCGCGAGCGATCGCAGGCGGTGCCCACCCGCCGCGCCGCGCTCGACGCCACCCTCCGCAGCCAGCAGGCCGACCTGCGGCTCGCCCGGGAGCAGCTCGGCCGCACCCGGGTGGTCGCGCCCATCGATGGCGTGCTCCAGACCGTGGCGCTCGACGAGGGTGACTTCGCCAGCGTCGGCCAGGAGGTCGCACGCGTCGTCGACCTGTCCCGCCTCGAGGTGCCGCTGTCTCTGCCGGTGTCGGCCGCCAACGCCATCCGCGTGGGTGATCGAGCCAGCATCACCCTCGACCTCGCGGGCGGCCCGAGTTGGTCGGGCACCATCGCCCGCCTCGCGCCCGAGGCCGACGCCGAGACCCGCACGCTGCCCGTCTTCGTCGAGGTCCGCCAGGACGTTCGGATCGAGGATGGCCGCATCGCGGCGGCCGACGATCTGCTGCGGCCCGGCCAGTTCGTGACCGGCATCGTGGTCTCGTCCCGGGCCGAGCCGAGCCTGGCCGTCCCCCGTCGCGCGATCGTGGACGGTGCGGTGCTGGTCGCCCGCGCAAATTCGCAGCCCACGGTGCGGCGTGTCGAGGTCGAGTCGCTCTTCACGTATGAGGGCAGGCTGCCGGGCGCGCCGGCCGGCGAGACGCAGTGGGTCGTCGTGCGTGGCTCGCTGGACCCGGCCGCACGGGTCATCGTCTCCAACCTCGATGAGCTGCGCGGCGGCATGGCGATTCGCCTCGATCCCGCGGATGCAGCGAGCGCCGCGATCGGCGGTGCGCCGTGA